The window TTCCAAGCCGACCTGGGCGGCGGCACACATCGGGGCCGACGGGCAAAAAACCTGGGCGGAGATTGTGGCGGCGAATCCCGCGCAGGAGGTTCGCAAGTGAAAAGCCTGCTGAACATCGCGGATGTCGCTCGCCGCGATCGCGAGCCTGTCGCGCATCTCGAGAACAGTGACCTGATGCCCCTGCCTCCGCCGCTGGACGGCCATGACCGGGCGTGGGGAGCGCTCGCAGCGCAGATTCGGGACAAGTACGAATGCGGGCTGGATGACACTTGCGCGGTCAGCGTGCCGCAACCGAAGACGGCGGCCGAAGAGCAGCGCCTGGTGGCGCAGTTTCTCTCCGGTCTGGAAAAGCTGTTTACCCGGGAAAACAACTGGACCTTTCTGCAGCCGCTGCTGCTGACCATGGAGCACTGCACGCACTGCCAGACGTGCGCGGAAGCGTGCCACATCTTTGAAGCCAGCGGCCGGAACGAGCTCTACCGCCCCGTGTTCCGATCGGAAATCCTGCGGCGGCTCTACTTCAAGCACGTCAAGCACGGCGGCCTGGTCTCGGCGTGGCAGCACGGCGACGTGGAATTGAACTGGCCGCTGGTGGCGCGGCTGATTGAATTGTCGTATCGCTGCAACCTGTGCCGCCGTTGCGCGCAGACGTGCCCGATCGGCGCCGACAACGGGCTCGTCGCCCACGAACTCCGAAAGCTGTTCAGCCAGGAAATGGGAATCGCAGCCAAGGAACTGCACCAGCAAGGATCCATGCTGCAGTTGCAGGTCGGCTCGTCCACCGGCATGAGCCCGGAGGTGGTGAAGGACAATGTCGCCTTCATTGATGAAGACATCAGCGAGAGGACCGGCATCGAGGTGCACACACCGTGGGACGTCGAAGGCGCGGATGTGCTGCTGATTCACAATGCCGGCGAGATCATGGCATGGCCGGAGAATCCGGGAGCGTTCGCGCTGATCCTGAGCATGGCCGGAGTGAAGTGGACCATGTCGTCGGAGCTGGCGGGATACGACTCCATCAATTACGGCCTGTGGTACGACGACGTGCAATTCGCCCGCGTCGCGTTGCAGCACGCGGAAATCGCGCGCCAGCTCAAGGTCAAGAAGATCGTCGTAGGGGAATGTGGCCACGCGCACAAGGCGCTGTGCGTTGTCGCCGACCGCCTGCTGAGCGGTGACCTGAACGTTCCGCGCGAGAGTTCCCTCACCTTGCTGCGCGACATCGTCATGAGCGGGCGCATCAAGTTCGATCCTGCCCGCAATGACTTTCCTGTGACCTTGCATGATCCCTGCAATCTGGTGCGCTTAATGGGCGTGGTCGAGCCGCAACGCGAAGTGGTGCGCGCCTTGTGCCCGCGTTTCCGGGAAATGGAACCGCACGGCGTGGACAATTACTGCTGCGGCGGCGGCAGCGGCTTTGCCATCATGAGCGGGCACAACTTTCCCGATTGGCGGTTTCATGTGGCTGGGCGCAAGAAGCTGGAGCAGGTGCTGAACGCATTTTCCGACTGCCTGGAAGCGGAAATTCCCAAGTATCTCTGCGCGCCCTGCAGCAACTGCAAGGGCCAGTTCCGCGACATGCTGGCGTACTACAAGCTGTGGGAGCAGAACCGGATCCTCTACGGCGGTCTGGCGGAGCTGATCGTAAATGCGATGGTGGACGTGAAGCCCGGCTTCATTGAGTGGGAGTGGCGCTGAGCTGCAAGTTCAGCGGCCGGCGGGGGTGGTGCCGGCCTTCTCCGCAGCGGCCGCGCGGCGGCGGACAAAATCCTCATATGCTTCGCGGCTTGCAATCTGCTCCAGCAGCTCGCGACGCTGGTCTTCGGACATGTCACACGCCAGGATTTTTCGCCGCTCGCGGCCCACCTGCTCCACCCATTCCCCGTACTCAGGCCCGAACTGCTGTTCCAGTTCCACGCGCAGCCGGTGCGCCAGGGCGGGGCTGTGCCCGCCGGTGGAGATGGCGATCTGCAAACCTCCCCGATGCATCACAGCGGGATAATAAAAATCGCAATGCTCGGGATCGTCCACCACGTTGCACAGCACTCCGCGTTGCTTGCCGGCGCGAAAAACTTCTTCATTGACCGCCGGGGAATCGGTGGCGGCAATCACCAGGAACGCGCCCTCCAGGTCGGCAGGAATAAATTCGCGACAGCGCCATGTCAATGCTCCCGCGCGCGCCTGCTGCTGGACCGAGTCGGCGGCGTGCGGAGCGATCACCGTGACGTGTGCGCCGCAACCGAGAAGTGTGGCCGTTTTGGCCGCGGCAATCTCACCGGCGCCGACGACAACGCATTTCCTTGATTGCAGCCTGACCATAATGGGAAACAGGTCCATCTCATCCCTCGGCGCGAATCATCGCGCCGGCACCATGGTACCCGAGTGAGAGCCGCATCAACAGCGGTATTGACGGTGTTTTGGACCCGACCGCGACCGGCGTGTCGCGCGTCACACGCCACTGGTGACGGCGGATTCGCCCTCGCGTGATGTCGGCGGCATCACATCGGCGTTTGACCTCTATCACAGTATTGCCGCCCGTCCAGGCCTAGGCTCGGCTGTTAGAGGATTTGCGCCCGCACGGATCCGGGCGCAGGCAAGGGAGAAGCCAATGGCCGATGCCAAGAACGGAAAGCCGAAGACCGAGTTGCTCGACGAGCTGGAAAAGGGACCCTGGCCCAGCTTCGTCAAGGAAATCAAGTCTGCCGCCGAAAGCAGCGACAAGGCAGCGGGCCTGCTCCAGCAACTGGAACTCTCCTACAAGGAGAAGAAAGGACACTGGAAGCACGGCGGGATGGTCGGCGTGCTGGGCTACGGCGGAGGCGTGATCGGCCGCTACAGCGACCTCCCGGAGAAATTTCCTCAAGTCGCACATTTTCACACCATGCGTGTGAACCATCCCGCGGGATGGTTTTACACCAGCGATGCGCTGCGGACGATCTGTGACATCTGGGAGCGGCACGGCTCGGGCCTGACCAACATGCACGGCTCCACCGGCGACATCATTCTTCTGGGCACGACCACCGACCAACTCGAGCCCGCGTTCCAGGAACTGGCGCAGAACGGGTTCGATCTCGGCGGGTCCGGTTCGGCGGTGCGCACCCCCAACTGCTGCGTGGGCATGGCGCGCTGCGAGTGGGCCTGCTTCGACACCATGAAGCTGTGCTACGACGTCACTCAGAACTACCAGGACGAAATGCATCGCCCGGCATTCGCGTACAAGTTCAAGTTCAAATTTGCGGGCTGCCCGAACGATTGTGTCGCCTCCATCGCGCGCGCCGATCTTTCCGTCATCGGGACCTGGAAGGACCAGATCCAGGTGGACGATGCGGAGGTCGCGAAGTACGCCGCCGCGGGCGTGGATATCCAGAAAGAAGTCTGCGACCACTGTCCCACGAAAACCATGGGCTGGGACGGCAAGAAACTCGCGATCGACAACCGCGACTGCGTGCACTGCATGCACTGCATCAACGTGCTGCCGAAAGCGCTGCGGCCCGGCAAAGAGCGCGGCGCGGTGGTGCTGATCGGAGCCAAGGCGCCGATCATGCAGGGCGCGTTGCTTTCCTCCGTGCTCATCCCGTTCGTTCCCGCCGCCGAGTTGCTGGACACGCTGAAGGAACTGATCAAACGCATTTGGGATTTCTGGGACGAGTACGGCAACAACCGCGAGCGCGTCGGGGAATTGATCCAGCGCGTCGGCATGCCGGCGTTTCTTGAAGGCATCGGGCTGGACCCGGTGCCGGAGATGGTGGCGGCGCCGCGCGATAACCCCTACATCTTCTTCGAGACCAAGAACGGAGGCGCGAAATGACGACGGCAGCGAAAACTCCCCGCATCACCGATATTGGTCCGCCGCATTACGAAAAATTCCTGCCGCCGCTGGTGAAGAAGAACTACGGCCAATGGAAGTATCACGAAGTGCTGGCGCCGGGCGTGCTCTGCCATGTTGCCGAGTCGGGCGACCGGCTCTACACGGTGCGCGCCGCCACGCCGCGGCTGATGGCGGTGCAGACGCTGCGTAAGTTCGCTGACCTGGCGGACAAGTACTGCGGCGGGCACCTGCGGTTCACCAGCCGCAACAACATCGAGTTCCTGCTGGAAGACAAGAACAATATCGAGCCGCTGAAAAAAGATCTGGCAGCACTGGGATTTCCGGTAGGCGGGACGGCGAACTCGATCAGCAACGTGGTCCACACGCAGGGGTGGATCCACTGCCACTCGGCGGCCACCGATGCGTCCGGAATCGTGAAAGCGGTGATGGACGCGCTCTACGACCGCTTCACGCACCACGACCTGCCGGCGAAGTTGCGCCTGGCGCTGGCCTGCTGCCTGAACATGTGCGGCGCGGTGCATTGCTCCGACATTGCCATCCTCGGCATCCATACGGTCCCGCCGAAGATCCAGCACGCCACGCTGCCCAAGGTCTGCGAGGTGCCGACGCTGATCGCATCCTGCCCCACGGGCGCGATCCGGCCGGCGACGTATGAGGGCAAGCCCTCGGTGGAGTTGATCGAGGAGCAGTGCATGTTCTGCGGCAACTGCTACACCGTGTGCCCGGCGATGCCGATGAACGATCCCGAGCACGACGGGCTTTCGATCTGGGTGGGCGGCAAGGTGAGCAACGCGCGCAGCGCGCCCAGGTTCTCGAAACTGGCGGTCCCGTTTCTTCCCAACAATCCGCCGCGCTGGCCCGAGGTGGTGGATGCGGTGGTGAAGATCGTGGACGTGTACGCCGCGAACGCGCGTAAGTACGAACGTGTCGGCGAGTGGATCGAGCGCGTCGGCTGGCCGCGGTTCTTCCAGCTCACCGGGTTCGAGTTCACGCGCTACCACATTGACGACTTCAAGCATGCCGGGTTGACCTACGCGCGGTCGGCGCAGATCAAGTACTGACCGGGCGTGAGGCCCGCTGCGGCGGGAATGGGCTCATGGGGCTGTTCAAGGAAGTCAAGAAGCCGGTCATCAAGGGGGGGACAGCGGGCACTGGCGATATCAGCCCGTTGCGCCCCCGCTTTGTCGAAAGGACGCCGCCTTGCGCCGACCGGTGTCCTCACGGCAACCAGATTCGCGAGGTGCTGGTTGGCATCGCGCAGTACCAGGCGTACGGCCGGACGGCGCCGCAGGCGTTCGAACTGGCATGGAGACAAATCGCCGAGCGCCATCCATTTCCCGCGGTCTGCGGCCGAGTTTGCCAGCATCCTTGCGAGCTGGCGTGCAACCGCAAGGCGAAGGAGGGAGCGGTCGCCATCCACCAGATCGAGCGCTTCCTGGGCGATTATGCGATCGCGCACGGGTTCAAGCTCACCAAGTTGAATGGCGCATGCGCTGAAAAGGTTGCCGTCGTGGGCGCCGGCCCGGCTGGACTCTCCTGCGCCTACCACATGGCGCGGCGGGGCTATGCGGTGACGGTGTTCGATGCCGCGCCGCAACCGGGCGGCATGATGCGCTACCGAATGCCGCGCAGCGTGATCCCGGGTGAAGTGCTGGACGCGGAAATCGGCAACCTGCTCGAGCTCGGCGTCGAGATCAAGTGCGGCACGGCGATCGGCCGAGACGTAACTCTCGCCGACCTGCGCCGCGATCATGCCGCCGTGTTCTTTGCCGTGGGTTTGCAGAAGCCGTCGCAGCTCGCTCTACAACGCGAGGGCGAAGGCGCTGCCCTCGTGGGGGAACCTCGCACCGAGGCTCCCGCCGGCCCGTACACGGAAGTAAGCGAATTGGATGCGCGCGTCGCCAATACCATCAGCCCCGCCATTGCCCAGGGACGCGCCGTGGCGGAAGCGATGCACGCTTTTCTGCGCGGGCGCCAGCCGGAGAGCAAAGCGGCGCCTCCACCCGTGATCAAGCAGGAGCAGATGAAGCTCGAGTGGTACCCGACGGCGGCGCCGCACGCCGAGGTTCCCGCGGAAATCCAGCTCGGCCTCTCCGAAACCGAGTTGGTGGAAGAAGCCAAGCGCTGCATGTCGTGCGGCATGTGCATGGACTGCGAAACCTGCTGGATGTACTGCAGCGCCAATTGCTTCGTGAAACTTCCCAAAGGCGAGCATTACAAGATCAAGCTCGAACTCTGCAACGGCTGCAAGAAGTGCGCGGAAGCATGCCCTTGCGGATACATCGAGCTCAACTGAGAGCGAGGTCAGAACCGTGCCGGTATTTGAAATCGAAGGACGGAAATACGAAGTGGATGAAGACGGATTCCTGCAGGAGCCTGAACGCTGGAATGAAGACGTGGCCAAGGACTTTGCACAAACAGAAGCGGTCACCGACCTCACCGAGGGGCACTGGAAGGTGATCAATTACATCCGCAACTACTATGTCCAGTTCGGCATTGCGCCCATGGTGCGGAAGCTCTGCAAGGAGACGGGATACAAGCTCAACGAAATTTACCAGCTCTTCCCGTCGGGCCCGGCCAAGGGTGCGTGCAAGCTGGCGGGACTGCCCAAACCAACGGGCTGCGTGTGATGGTATGGCGAGCAGCGATGAACTTGTGGAGCAGTGGTTCGCGCAAACCCTGGAATCCTATCCGCACCTGGCCTCCCCGTTTCTGGCGTCGGAAAAGGATCCGTTCCGCAACCCCGTGGGCCACGCGTTGCGCAGTGGCATGGCGATCCTGCTGCAGGAATTGCTCGGCAACATGGACGCCGCCAACATCGCGCCGGCACTGGACAAAATCGTGCGCCTTCGCGTGGTGCAGGATTTCACGCCCAGCGAAGCCGTTGGGTTTGTATTCCTGGTGCGCTCTATCCTGCTGGGAACAAATCCGCCAAGGCCGGCCATGATCGAGGCGCACATCGATCAGCTCGCGCTCATGGCCTTCGACCAGTATATGAAATGCCGCGAGCAGATTGCCGAGGTTCGAGCCAACGAAGCCGGGCGCAGATTGCGAGTACGGCCGGCGCTTCACCGCAAGTGAGGTAGAAGGAATGCAGGCGGTCTATTCATTGGGCGCGGTCGGTGCGGTCATCGTTGCCGCCGCGCTGGCGGGACAGGTGATCGGCGGGAATGCATGGATGTCAGCCGTCGCCTACGCCGGCTTTGCCGTCTTCCTCGCCGGCTTCTGCTACCGCGTGGTGCGGTGGGCAGCAGCGCCCGTACCCTTTCGCATTCCGACCACCTGCGGGCAGCAAAGGTCTCTGCCCTGGATCAAGAGCGCCGCGCTGGAGAACCCCTCAACCACGGGCGGCGTGCTGGGCCGCATGGCCCTTGAAGTCTTCCTCTTTCGCTCGCTGTTCCGCAACAACCAGACGCGGCTTGATCAGGGGCGCGCGATCTTCACCGAGCAAAAGTACCTCTGGCTGGCGGCGCTGGCTTTTCACTGGTCGTTACTGACCATTCTCGTTCGCCACCTGCGGCTGCTGGTGGAGCCGGTGCCCGCCGTGCTGCTGCGAATCGAACGCGTGGACGGATTTTTCCAACTCGGCGCGCCGCCGCTGTATCTCTCGGACCTCGTATTCGCGTGCGCGCTGGCTTACCTGCTGCTGCGCCGATTCCAGGACCCGGTGGTCCGCTACATTTCCCAGTTCAGCGACTACTTCGCGCTGCTGGTGTTCATCGGCATCGCCGCATCCGGGATGCTCATGCGCTACGTGACCCGCGTGGACGTGGTCGGCGTCAAGCAGTTCGCGCTCGGCCTGGCGGCGTTTCACCCGGTGCGTACGGCGGCGCTGGGTTCGGTGTTCGCGGTCCACCTGGCGCTGATCAGCGTACTGGCGGCGTACTTCCCGTTCAGCAAGCTGATGCACATGGGCGGAGTGTTTCTCAGCCCGACGCGCAATCTGGCGAACAACAACCGCGCGACGCGGCACATCAATCCGTGGAATTACCCGGTCAAGACCCACAGCTATGCGGAGTGGGAGGAAGAATTCCGGGACAAGTTGAGAGGAGCGAACCTTCCGCTCGAGGCCGACCATGCCACAAGAGCTTCTGCAGATTGAGGCGAGGAAGCCGGACGGTGACTGGAAGAACCCTGCGGTTCAGTTCCGCAAGGGCTTCTTCTGCTATGGCGCCGCGGCCAAGAACGTCCGCTACCTCGGTCTGCCGAACCCGCGTGAGTGGCAGCCCTTCGATGCCGATTGGAAACTTCCGCCGGACTGGAAACAGATTCTGCTGGCGGGCATGAAGGAGCGGCTGCAAAAGTACCGCTCGTTCCGGCTGTTCATGGACATCTGCGTGCGCTGCGGCGCCTGTGCCGACAAATGTCATTTCTACCTCG is drawn from Terriglobia bacterium and contains these coding sequences:
- a CDS encoding FAD-dependent oxidoreductase, giving the protein MGLFKEVKKPVIKGGTAGTGDISPLRPRFVERTPPCADRCPHGNQIREVLVGIAQYQAYGRTAPQAFELAWRQIAERHPFPAVCGRVCQHPCELACNRKAKEGAVAIHQIERFLGDYAIAHGFKLTKLNGACAEKVAVVGAGPAGLSCAYHMARRGYAVTVFDAAPQPGGMMRYRMPRSVIPGEVLDAEIGNLLELGVEIKCGTAIGRDVTLADLRRDHAAVFFAVGLQKPSQLALQREGEGAALVGEPRTEAPAGPYTEVSELDARVANTISPAIAQGRAVAEAMHAFLRGRQPESKAAPPPVIKQEQMKLEWYPTAAPHAEVPAEIQLGLSETELVEEAKRCMSCGMCMDCETCWMYCSANCFVKLPKGEHYKIKLELCNGCKKCAEACPCGYIELN
- the dsrM gene encoding sulfate reduction electron transfer complex DsrMKJOP subunit DsrM, with protein sequence MQAVYSLGAVGAVIVAAALAGQVIGGNAWMSAVAYAGFAVFLAGFCYRVVRWAAAPVPFRIPTTCGQQRSLPWIKSAALENPSTTGGVLGRMALEVFLFRSLFRNNQTRLDQGRAIFTEQKYLWLAALAFHWSLLTILVRHLRLLVEPVPAVLLRIERVDGFFQLGAPPLYLSDLVFACALAYLLLRRFQDPVVRYISQFSDYFALLVFIGIAASGMLMRYVTRVDVVGVKQFALGLAAFHPVRTAALGSVFAVHLALISVLAAYFPFSKLMHMGGVFLSPTRNLANNNRATRHINPWNYPVKTHSYAEWEEEFRDKLRGANLPLEADHATRASAD
- the dsrA gene encoding dissimilatory-type sulfite reductase subunit alpha, coding for MADAKNGKPKTELLDELEKGPWPSFVKEIKSAAESSDKAAGLLQQLELSYKEKKGHWKHGGMVGVLGYGGGVIGRYSDLPEKFPQVAHFHTMRVNHPAGWFYTSDALRTICDIWERHGSGLTNMHGSTGDIILLGTTTDQLEPAFQELAQNGFDLGGSGSAVRTPNCCVGMARCEWACFDTMKLCYDVTQNYQDEMHRPAFAYKFKFKFAGCPNDCVASIARADLSVIGTWKDQIQVDDAEVAKYAAAGVDIQKEVCDHCPTKTMGWDGKKLAIDNRDCVHCMHCINVLPKALRPGKERGAVVLIGAKAPIMQGALLSSVLIPFVPAAELLDTLKELIKRIWDFWDEYGNNRERVGELIQRVGMPAFLEGIGLDPVPEMVAAPRDNPYIFFETKNGGAK
- a CDS encoding TusE/DsrC/DsvC family sulfur relay protein — its product is MPVFEIEGRKYEVDEDGFLQEPERWNEDVAKDFAQTEAVTDLTEGHWKVINYIRNYYVQFGIAPMVRKLCKETGYKLNEIYQLFPSGPAKGACKLAGLPKPTGCV
- a CDS encoding bifunctional precorrin-2 dehydrogenase/sirohydrochlorin ferrochelatase, with the translated sequence MDLFPIMVRLQSRKCVVVGAGEIAAAKTATLLGCGAHVTVIAPHAADSVQQQARAGALTWRCREFIPADLEGAFLVIAATDSPAVNEEVFRAGKQRGVLCNVVDDPEHCDFYYPAVMHRGGLQIAISTGGHSPALAHRLRVELEQQFGPEYGEWVEQVGRERRKILACDMSEDQRRELLEQIASREAYEDFVRRRAAAAEKAGTTPAGR
- a CDS encoding RsbRD N-terminal domain-containing protein — its product is MASSDELVEQWFAQTLESYPHLASPFLASEKDPFRNPVGHALRSGMAILLQELLGNMDAANIAPALDKIVRLRVVQDFTPSEAVGFVFLVRSILLGTNPPRPAMIEAHIDQLALMAFDQYMKCREQIAEVRANEAGRRLRVRPALHRK
- the dsrB gene encoding dissimilatory-type sulfite reductase subunit beta, with the translated sequence MTTAAKTPRITDIGPPHYEKFLPPLVKKNYGQWKYHEVLAPGVLCHVAESGDRLYTVRAATPRLMAVQTLRKFADLADKYCGGHLRFTSRNNIEFLLEDKNNIEPLKKDLAALGFPVGGTANSISNVVHTQGWIHCHSAATDASGIVKAVMDALYDRFTHHDLPAKLRLALACCLNMCGAVHCSDIAILGIHTVPPKIQHATLPKVCEVPTLIASCPTGAIRPATYEGKPSVELIEEQCMFCGNCYTVCPAMPMNDPEHDGLSIWVGGKVSNARSAPRFSKLAVPFLPNNPPRWPEVVDAVVKIVDVYAANARKYERVGEWIERVGWPRFFQLTGFEFTRYHIDDFKHAGLTYARSAQIKY
- a CDS encoding (Fe-S)-binding protein — encoded protein: MPLPPPLDGHDRAWGALAAQIRDKYECGLDDTCAVSVPQPKTAAEEQRLVAQFLSGLEKLFTRENNWTFLQPLLLTMEHCTHCQTCAEACHIFEASGRNELYRPVFRSEILRRLYFKHVKHGGLVSAWQHGDVELNWPLVARLIELSYRCNLCRRCAQTCPIGADNGLVAHELRKLFSQEMGIAAKELHQQGSMLQLQVGSSTGMSPEVVKDNVAFIDEDISERTGIEVHTPWDVEGADVLLIHNAGEIMAWPENPGAFALILSMAGVKWTMSSELAGYDSINYGLWYDDVQFARVALQHAEIARQLKVKKIVVGECGHAHKALCVVADRLLSGDLNVPRESSLTLLRDIVMSGRIKFDPARNDFPVTLHDPCNLVRLMGVVEPQREVVRALCPRFREMEPHGVDNYCCGGGSGFAIMSGHNFPDWRFHVAGRKKLEQVLNAFSDCLEAEIPKYLCAPCSNCKGQFRDMLAYYKLWEQNRILYGGLAELIVNAMVDVKPGFIEWEWR